In Arthrobacter sp. StoSoilB5, one genomic interval encodes:
- a CDS encoding amidohydrolase, producing the protein MLRRRIDQEIPRAIELRHKLHSMPDLSGSEGPTLDLVLNALPGDLQTRFVAETGAVLRIGGPGKAIAIRAELDALPAMEDSEVAWASQRPGVMHACGHDIHLAAVVALARAVHSTPGAAPMALVLQPREETYPSGAKDICATGILAEQDVRATVAAHVQPLLPGGTVACTPGAVNASSDEFIININGRGGHAAYPHIAADPVLALSHVVVSLQNIVSRNVDPMDSVVLTIATLQAGTAANVIPGTAAARGTVRTMATPVREEVLRRLAETVHLVAAAHGCGGEVSVTQGEPVLENDANIVKATAPLLLALGLEVDSNLRSAGSDDFSYFSERMPSLMMFVGTSGSAERLHSSTFVPDDSHVRDVAHALLAGYVGAARTLLPAHELPLVAAPTS; encoded by the coding sequence GTGCTCAGGAGACGCATTGACCAGGAGATTCCGCGTGCAATAGAACTGCGCCACAAATTGCATAGCATGCCGGATCTATCCGGTTCCGAGGGGCCGACCCTTGATCTGGTCTTGAACGCATTGCCAGGCGATCTGCAAACCAGGTTTGTGGCTGAAACGGGGGCAGTACTGCGAATCGGCGGGCCCGGCAAGGCAATCGCCATCCGGGCTGAGCTGGATGCGCTGCCGGCCATGGAAGATTCCGAAGTCGCTTGGGCTTCCCAAAGACCGGGTGTCATGCACGCCTGTGGGCATGATATCCATCTGGCTGCCGTCGTTGCCTTGGCCAGGGCTGTCCACTCAACGCCGGGCGCAGCTCCCATGGCACTGGTCTTGCAACCGAGGGAAGAAACGTACCCGTCCGGGGCAAAGGATATCTGCGCAACAGGGATACTCGCGGAGCAAGACGTGCGCGCCACAGTCGCCGCCCATGTTCAGCCGCTGCTACCCGGAGGGACAGTGGCGTGCACGCCGGGGGCCGTGAATGCCTCATCGGACGAGTTCATCATCAACATTAATGGAAGGGGCGGCCACGCTGCCTACCCGCACATTGCAGCGGATCCTGTCCTGGCGCTATCCCACGTTGTGGTCTCTTTGCAAAACATCGTGAGCCGGAACGTGGATCCCATGGACTCGGTCGTGCTCACCATTGCTACCCTTCAGGCTGGTACCGCGGCCAATGTCATACCGGGTACCGCCGCCGCCCGGGGAACTGTCCGCACCATGGCCACCCCAGTGAGGGAGGAAGTTCTGCGGCGTCTTGCCGAGACGGTGCACCTGGTTGCAGCTGCGCACGGCTGCGGCGGCGAAGTCAGCGTCACCCAGGGCGAACCCGTCCTGGAAAATGATGCGAACATCGTGAAGGCGACTGCCCCTCTACTGCTGGCTCTGGGCTTGGAAGTGGACAGCAATCTCAGGTCGGCAGGCTCCGACGATTTTTCGTATTTTTCGGAAAGGATGCCTTCATTGATGATGTTCGTAGGTACCAGCGGAAGCGCAGAACGGCTGCACTCAAGCACTTTCGTGCCCGATGACTCTCACGTTCGTGATGTAGCGCATGCGCTGCTGGCTGGATACGTTGGCGCCGCCAGGACGTTGCTGCCCGCCCACGAGCTGCCCCTGGTCGCTGCCCCAACAAGCTGA
- a CDS encoding MurR/RpiR family transcriptional regulator encodes MTQSGHFEQSENQSARLTLADRIRQIQGSLSPAEHKLSRVFLANYPTAGLESTIEFAKKGNVSAPTVLRFVSRLGFNKYRDFQDALREEVQARRASPLTLQGKIRVDSAAPELAQSVAETAVEGIESTVASLPEHEFDRAVALLCNTSLDITSIGGRFSHLLATYLDLHLRLMRPNTVVHAQHPNNDSTFIADLSKRDVCVFFDFRRYQKDTVDLAKAAREKGAKIILITDPWLSPVSFVADVVLPARVEAAGSFDSIVPATVLVEALIAAVHVKLGPAADDRMRTLEASYGTVLAD; translated from the coding sequence GTGACGCAGTCCGGACATTTTGAACAGTCTGAGAACCAATCTGCCCGGTTGACCCTGGCGGACCGAATCCGTCAAATTCAGGGTTCGCTTTCCCCGGCGGAGCACAAGCTGTCCCGCGTGTTCCTCGCCAACTACCCGACGGCAGGGCTGGAATCCACAATTGAATTTGCCAAGAAGGGAAACGTCAGTGCACCCACCGTGCTCAGGTTCGTCAGCAGATTGGGTTTCAACAAGTACCGGGACTTCCAGGATGCCCTACGTGAAGAAGTGCAGGCGCGGAGGGCATCCCCGCTGACCCTCCAAGGCAAAATACGAGTTGATTCAGCGGCTCCAGAATTGGCTCAGTCAGTGGCAGAGACGGCGGTGGAGGGCATCGAGAGCACGGTCGCCTCCCTTCCGGAGCATGAATTCGACCGTGCCGTGGCGCTTCTATGCAATACGTCACTGGACATTACTTCGATCGGCGGCAGGTTCTCCCACCTCCTGGCCACGTACTTGGACTTGCACCTTCGCCTGATGCGGCCCAACACCGTGGTGCACGCCCAGCATCCGAACAATGACTCCACGTTCATAGCTGACCTCAGCAAACGCGATGTCTGCGTCTTCTTTGATTTTCGCCGCTACCAGAAAGACACCGTTGACCTGGCAAAGGCGGCCCGTGAGAAGGGGGCGAAGATTATCCTCATCACGGACCCCTGGCTCTCTCCGGTTTCATTTGTCGCGGACGTCGTGCTGCCGGCACGGGTGGAGGCAGCTGGTTCGTTCGACAGCATCGTGCCGGCAACGGTGTTGGTGGAAGCCCTCATCGCAGCGGTCCACGTCAAACTTGGGCCCGCGGCCGACGACCGCATGCGGACTTTGGAAGCCAGCTATGGCACCGTGCTGGCCGATTAA
- a CDS encoding GEVED domain-containing protein: MVIFGALSLGVLHLSAPAHAYEVATNQASVTGGAAVLTMPGSGLTATYDQSGLTELVGRSTLDSRGYVASDFTPSITSTAPAVEFSSNLINNCPAVGTCTGLGTITITFSQPVRNPVLNIAGLGGYVLNDVGNNGTVDKQSQQHAVLNLATAGLTMTKLSGGNLSVSGNSITTTNDNAGTACNTSVQTGTPDPVDAQATAGCGSARINGTVTTLTFDISAVFVQTTAALPAYTINDSTDPLHNRDNFVMAMTVPQDFGDAPASYDQSNAARAVLSDVTLGANVTEDNAQVANGTASPNAGATAAQDLMDDGVVLAPMTQGATSYSTTVAISGASKAGTTCGWIDLNKDGLFNNTAERACATFAAGATTATLTWTVPAGVTAGTTYARFRIGYTASQIQVPIGASNSGEVEDYIFTIAPASAPAITLVKTVDKTTLVAGETATYTFVAKNTGNVTLTSVVITETQFSGTGTMSALSYTWPGLPGVLLPGQSVTATATYVVTQPDVTTGLLTNTAKVTGNPPLGLPVTATDDAQVTAPAAWKIKKSATVNGSVPANGSVTPGQTIVYTVTATSISGTITGVVLKDNLAQVLDDATFVPGSATLVIGTGSPVAVADPVPPSTLLSTAAFTLPAGQTATLKYSVVVKTGAWNAQLVNVVTGTATTTPPQTCAPSSAGPGPDCTTTHHTPGKVLIEKIGESSGGTWVPMAGSTWAVHTDNNGAPGAVLASPAVTAVSGQTGRFQLEGIQPGTYWLEETAAPDGFSLLAEPVQFTIAANGAVSLGQGTSGGVVTSTDADGDGIFLLTVRDVPALQLPESGGIGWWPFTTAGSVLLLGALALATNRRRRESITA; the protein is encoded by the coding sequence ATGGTTATTTTTGGCGCCCTTTCATTGGGGGTGCTCCACCTAAGTGCACCAGCTCACGCCTACGAAGTAGCAACCAACCAGGCAAGCGTCACCGGTGGGGCGGCTGTTTTGACGATGCCGGGATCCGGTCTGACGGCTACCTATGATCAATCCGGCCTGACTGAACTCGTAGGCAGGTCGACACTCGACAGCAGGGGCTACGTTGCATCTGATTTCACACCCAGCATTACAAGCACCGCTCCTGCGGTCGAGTTCTCATCGAACCTGATCAACAACTGCCCAGCGGTAGGCACCTGTACCGGCTTGGGGACCATCACTATCACTTTCAGCCAGCCAGTTCGGAATCCTGTGCTCAATATCGCTGGCCTCGGCGGATACGTCTTGAATGACGTCGGCAATAACGGGACCGTCGACAAGCAGTCCCAGCAGCACGCTGTGTTGAACCTTGCAACTGCAGGCCTGACGATGACCAAGCTCTCCGGTGGAAACCTTTCCGTCTCTGGAAACTCGATCACCACTACCAACGACAATGCGGGAACTGCGTGCAACACAAGTGTGCAGACCGGCACACCTGACCCTGTCGACGCCCAGGCGACCGCCGGCTGCGGTTCGGCTCGCATCAATGGAACCGTCACCACGCTGACTTTCGACATCAGTGCTGTTTTTGTCCAAACCACTGCTGCCTTGCCGGCCTACACCATCAATGACAGTACGGACCCATTGCACAACAGGGACAACTTCGTCATGGCGATGACTGTCCCCCAGGATTTCGGTGACGCGCCTGCTTCGTACGATCAGAGCAATGCTGCCAGGGCTGTTCTTTCGGATGTGACCCTTGGGGCGAACGTGACTGAGGATAACGCTCAGGTGGCCAACGGCACCGCGTCGCCGAATGCGGGTGCGACGGCGGCCCAGGACCTGATGGACGACGGCGTGGTTCTGGCGCCCATGACACAGGGTGCTACCAGCTACTCAACCACCGTGGCGATCAGTGGGGCCAGCAAAGCCGGAACGACCTGTGGCTGGATTGACTTGAACAAGGACGGCCTGTTCAATAACACCGCCGAGCGTGCTTGCGCCACGTTCGCTGCGGGCGCCACGACCGCAACACTTACCTGGACAGTCCCTGCCGGGGTCACCGCTGGGACAACGTATGCGCGGTTCCGGATCGGCTACACCGCCAGCCAGATCCAGGTCCCGATCGGTGCCTCGAATTCCGGCGAGGTGGAAGACTACATCTTCACGATCGCTCCGGCGTCCGCTCCTGCCATCACGCTGGTCAAGACAGTGGACAAGACCACGCTGGTGGCCGGTGAAACCGCAACCTACACGTTCGTGGCGAAGAACACGGGAAACGTGACGCTCACCTCGGTGGTCATCACCGAGACCCAATTCTCCGGAACCGGCACCATGTCCGCCCTTTCCTACACTTGGCCTGGCCTTCCCGGGGTCCTTTTGCCCGGACAGTCAGTGACCGCCACCGCAACATATGTGGTCACCCAGCCGGACGTCACCACGGGGCTACTGACCAACACGGCGAAGGTCACCGGGAACCCGCCCCTTGGCTTGCCCGTCACGGCAACCGATGATGCCCAGGTCACGGCCCCTGCTGCGTGGAAGATCAAAAAGAGCGCCACCGTCAACGGGTCAGTTCCCGCGAACGGGTCCGTCACCCCGGGGCAGACCATCGTGTACACCGTGACGGCCACGAGCATCAGCGGGACCATCACCGGAGTCGTGCTCAAGGACAACCTGGCACAGGTCCTGGATGACGCGACGTTCGTGCCCGGTTCAGCGACCCTGGTGATCGGTACGGGATCACCTGTGGCTGTGGCCGATCCTGTGCCGCCGTCCACGTTGCTGAGCACCGCCGCGTTCACGCTGCCTGCCGGTCAGACAGCCACCCTGAAGTACAGCGTCGTGGTCAAAACGGGCGCGTGGAACGCACAGCTTGTCAACGTGGTGACGGGCACAGCAACTACCACGCCACCGCAGACCTGCGCGCCAAGCTCGGCAGGGCCGGGACCTGACTGCACCACGACGCATCACACCCCGGGCAAAGTGCTGATCGAGAAGATCGGCGAGTCCTCGGGCGGTACGTGGGTTCCGATGGCGGGCTCCACCTGGGCCGTGCATACCGACAACAACGGCGCACCCGGTGCCGTGCTGGCCAGCCCAGCCGTCACCGCTGTGAGCGGGCAAACAGGCCGGTTCCAACTCGAGGGAATCCAGCCAGGAACGTACTGGCTCGAAGAAACCGCAGCGCCGGACGGGTTCAGCCTGCTGGCCGAACCCGTGCAATTCACCATCGCAGCGAACGGTGCCGTGTCCCTGGGCCAAGGCACCAGCGGCGGAGTAGTGACCAGCACCGACGCCGACGGCGACGGGATCTTCCTGCTCACAGTCCGCGACGTGCCGGCACTTCAGCTTCCCGAGTCCGGCGGTATCGGCTGGTGGCCGTTCACCACGGCCGGATCCGTCCTGCTGTTGGGCGCCCTCGCACTGGCAACAAACCGCCGCCGGCGCGAGTCAATCACTGCTTGA
- a CDS encoding cytochrome, protein MTAPLLAHATDYGRMYARSTTEQFSVPSITTVIGQQAHSLDGWFSYMGASSLAADPELPALLGSPARIRQAVNKASKAAEAYRDQAAARGDRVHNYCEQVALRALGRPHRMQECRDELASHGEQAFAARFDEWWELYRVEPLAPEITVWNKTVGYAGTLDLVARINGRICLIDYKTKGTTRDGTVKALDDKVVMQLVAGMKAEESLVDPVAGEWEPWKFGENPMLLAVAIGETEVRPQRANPDVLKHHWWKFCALRRVWEMSADVTAAGQALMPVPPPSFVSPPFESASLVSAATGSAGAGDSGSSLHSTKLA, encoded by the coding sequence ATGACTGCTCCACTTCTTGCTCACGCTACCGACTACGGACGTATGTACGCCCGCTCCACAACAGAGCAATTCTCTGTCCCCTCAATCACCACGGTGATAGGGCAGCAGGCGCATTCCCTGGACGGCTGGTTCAGCTACATGGGGGCAAGCAGCTTGGCCGCAGATCCCGAACTTCCCGCCTTGCTTGGAAGCCCGGCAAGGATCCGGCAGGCGGTCAACAAGGCCTCCAAAGCTGCTGAGGCCTACAGGGACCAGGCTGCGGCAAGAGGCGATCGCGTCCACAACTACTGTGAGCAGGTGGCCCTACGCGCCCTGGGTCGTCCGCATCGGATGCAGGAATGCCGCGATGAGCTTGCCTCCCACGGTGAACAGGCCTTCGCAGCCCGCTTTGACGAATGGTGGGAGCTGTACAGGGTGGAGCCGCTGGCCCCGGAAATCACTGTCTGGAACAAGACCGTGGGCTATGCCGGCACGCTGGACCTCGTTGCGCGGATTAACGGCCGCATCTGCCTCATCGATTACAAGACCAAGGGCACTACACGCGATGGCACTGTAAAGGCACTCGACGACAAAGTCGTGATGCAGCTCGTGGCGGGGATGAAAGCGGAGGAGAGCCTCGTGGACCCGGTAGCGGGGGAGTGGGAGCCGTGGAAGTTTGGTGAGAACCCCATGTTGTTGGCGGTCGCCATCGGAGAAACGGAAGTCCGGCCGCAACGAGCCAACCCGGATGTCCTTAAGCATCATTGGTGGAAGTTCTGTGCCCTGAGGCGCGTCTGGGAGATGTCAGCCGATGTCACTGCGGCTGGGCAGGCACTCATGCCCGTCCCGCCGCCGTCATTCGTGTCACCGCCGTTTGAGTCAGCGTCGCTTGTGTCTGCGGCCACTGGATCCGCTGGGGCTGGCGACAGCGGCAGCAGCCTGCACTCAACTAAACTGGCTTAG
- the def gene encoding peptide deformylase, whose amino-acid sequence MAILSIRIIGDPVLRTVADPVTEFGPELAKLVADMMETMEDVDGAGLAAPQVGVSQRVFTYRIGGVEGHIINPVLENSEDFQPDEVEGCLSIPGLGFPVRRYRATRATGVDLHGNPVSVDAEGMLARCFQHETDHLDGVLYTDRLEGEDRKAALRAIRNANYHAVTEKTTSKRASSVGSSFGGGSFGVPE is encoded by the coding sequence ATGGCAATTTTGAGTATCCGAATCATCGGGGATCCGGTGTTGCGCACCGTAGCCGATCCCGTCACTGAATTCGGTCCCGAGCTCGCCAAGCTGGTAGCAGACATGATGGAAACCATGGAGGACGTAGATGGCGCTGGCCTTGCTGCCCCCCAGGTGGGCGTCAGTCAGCGTGTCTTCACCTACCGCATCGGGGGCGTAGAGGGGCACATCATCAACCCCGTCCTGGAAAACAGCGAAGATTTCCAGCCGGACGAAGTTGAAGGCTGCCTTTCCATCCCTGGTCTCGGGTTCCCTGTCCGGCGTTATCGTGCAACCCGGGCAACCGGCGTGGACCTCCATGGCAATCCTGTTTCGGTGGACGCAGAGGGAATGCTGGCTCGTTGCTTCCAGCACGAGACCGATCACCTGGACGGCGTCCTTTACACGGACAGGCTTGAGGGCGAGGACCGAAAAGCCGCGCTTCGTGCCATCCGAAACGCCAACTACCATGCCGTCACTGAGAAGACCACGTCCAAGCGAGCAAGCTCTGTTGGCTCCAGCTTCGGTGGCGGTAGCTTCGGAGTGCCCGAGTGA
- the fmt gene encoding methionyl-tRNA formyltransferase: MRVLFAGTPAVAVPSLDALVKAGFDVVAVLTRPDAPLGRKRVMTPSPVAARAQELGIDVIRAAKVDADTTARIAETAPDVAAIVAYGGIVPRAALGVPRHGWVNLHFSLLPAWRGAAPVQRSIIAGDDVTGAATFQLEEGLDTGPVFGTLTETVRPDDTAGDLLGRLSLSGAVLLSQTLSAIDAGQAAPQPQSGEVSLAPKLSLEDGRLDWQQPALALNRRARGVTPEPGAWTTLEGQRIKLEPVGLRPDVKDIAPGAIRVDGKSVMVGTGSHAVELGRIQPAGKKMMSPADWARGLAAPEKVVFQ; the protein is encoded by the coding sequence GTGAGGGTGCTCTTTGCAGGAACTCCGGCAGTCGCCGTTCCGTCCTTGGACGCCCTTGTCAAGGCAGGCTTCGACGTCGTTGCCGTCCTGACCCGTCCGGATGCGCCTTTGGGACGCAAGCGCGTCATGACACCGTCACCGGTTGCTGCCCGTGCCCAGGAACTTGGCATCGACGTTATTCGTGCGGCCAAGGTGGACGCTGACACTACGGCTCGAATTGCTGAGACTGCTCCGGATGTAGCCGCCATCGTGGCTTATGGGGGCATCGTTCCCCGCGCGGCTTTGGGCGTTCCACGGCATGGCTGGGTCAACCTCCACTTCTCACTCCTTCCTGCGTGGCGGGGCGCCGCTCCTGTGCAGCGCTCCATCATCGCAGGCGACGACGTCACCGGGGCGGCCACCTTCCAGCTGGAAGAAGGGCTGGATACCGGCCCCGTGTTTGGCACGCTCACCGAAACCGTGCGCCCGGATGACACCGCTGGGGACCTTCTTGGGCGTCTTTCGCTGAGTGGCGCCGTCCTCCTCAGCCAGACGCTGTCCGCCATCGACGCCGGGCAGGCGGCACCGCAACCGCAATCCGGCGAGGTTTCACTGGCTCCCAAATTGTCGCTGGAGGACGGACGGTTGGACTGGCAGCAGCCCGCCTTGGCCCTGAATCGCAGGGCGCGTGGCGTTACGCCCGAGCCCGGTGCCTGGACGACGCTGGAGGGTCAGAGAATCAAGCTTGAACCCGTGGGACTCCGGCCCGACGTCAAGGACATTGCGCCTGGGGCCATCCGCGTCGATGGAAAGTCCGTGATGGTGGGTACGGGTTCCCACGCGGTGGAATTGGGGCGGATACAACCTGCCGGCAAAAAGATGATGTCGCCGGCCGACTGGGCCCGCGGCTTGGCTGCACCTGAGAAAGTGGTATTCCAATGA
- a CDS encoding transcription antitermination factor NusB, whose amino-acid sequence MSESGRRGPNNSGSRDGGGHGNRGGRGDSKRNAQGRERNRGPQKGFSTNAPSQRTRRADPARLVAYEVLRAVAAEDAYANLVLPARIREHRLDRRDAGFATELSYGALRGQGTYDAILARCVDRPLEQLDPAILDALRIGAHQLLSMRVPAHAALDQTVGLARAVIGAGPSALINAVLRKVTAHSMAEWLDILLEQETDATRIAALRHAHPEWIVRALRQSLVNHGRPSSDIEALLEADNAAPVVNLVALPGLGNLEEAFENGATAGELVEDSALSAGGDLGRLESVRKGTTRVQDVGSQLVARALAGVDLGTSARQGEQWLDLCAGPGGKAALLAALAHREGATLLANEPAPHRAKLVQQALSAVPGESWTVRTGDGREVGGEQPDSFDRVLVDVPCSGLGALRRRPESRWRRAPKDIADLGPLQRELLASAIDAVKPGGVVAYVTCSPHPAETTAVVGDVLGKRDDLELLDAGQALDDASLTGGLGAGHELTAQLWPHVHHTDAMFMALIRKKS is encoded by the coding sequence ATGAGCGAGTCCGGCCGGCGAGGCCCCAACAACAGCGGGAGCCGGGACGGTGGCGGGCACGGTAATCGTGGAGGCCGCGGCGACAGCAAGCGAAATGCCCAAGGGAGGGAAAGAAACCGGGGACCCCAGAAGGGCTTCTCTACTAACGCCCCGTCCCAGCGCACGCGCCGTGCGGATCCGGCGCGTTTGGTAGCTTACGAGGTACTCCGCGCCGTCGCGGCGGAAGATGCCTATGCCAATCTTGTCCTTCCCGCCAGAATTCGCGAACACCGGCTCGATCGGCGCGATGCCGGTTTTGCGACCGAGCTGAGTTACGGGGCCTTGCGTGGACAGGGCACCTACGATGCCATCCTTGCCCGGTGCGTGGACCGGCCCCTCGAGCAGCTCGACCCCGCGATCCTGGATGCCTTGCGCATCGGGGCGCACCAGCTGCTCTCCATGCGGGTGCCTGCCCATGCTGCACTGGACCAGACCGTGGGTCTGGCCCGAGCAGTCATCGGCGCTGGACCGTCGGCACTCATCAATGCTGTCCTCCGCAAGGTCACGGCGCACAGCATGGCCGAGTGGCTGGACATCCTGCTGGAGCAGGAGACTGATGCCACCAGAATCGCTGCGTTGCGGCACGCGCATCCGGAATGGATCGTCCGTGCGCTTCGTCAGTCCCTTGTTAACCACGGCCGGCCCTCCTCAGACATTGAGGCCCTGCTGGAGGCAGACAACGCGGCGCCTGTGGTTAACCTGGTGGCCCTGCCAGGGCTGGGGAACCTTGAGGAAGCTTTCGAGAATGGGGCAACTGCCGGGGAACTGGTGGAGGACTCGGCGCTCTCGGCCGGAGGCGATCTTGGCCGGCTGGAGTCCGTCCGGAAGGGGACTACCCGTGTCCAGGATGTCGGCTCCCAACTCGTAGCCCGCGCACTCGCGGGTGTGGATCTCGGCACTTCTGCCCGGCAAGGCGAGCAATGGTTGGACTTGTGTGCAGGGCCGGGCGGCAAAGCTGCTTTGCTTGCCGCCTTGGCACACCGTGAGGGCGCCACCTTGCTGGCCAACGAGCCCGCCCCGCACCGTGCCAAGCTGGTTCAGCAGGCGCTGTCTGCGGTGCCTGGCGAATCCTGGACAGTGCGGACCGGTGACGGGCGGGAGGTTGGCGGCGAACAGCCCGACTCCTTTGACAGGGTACTGGTGGACGTTCCCTGCAGTGGTCTTGGCGCCTTGCGCAGGCGTCCCGAATCGCGCTGGCGCCGGGCACCCAAGGACATTGCGGACCTCGGTCCGCTGCAGCGTGAACTGCTGGCCTCGGCCATCGACGCCGTCAAGCCAGGTGGCGTGGTTGCATACGTGACGTGTTCTCCCCACCCGGCGGAAACCACTGCCGTTGTGGGTGACGTCCTCGGAAAGCGCGATGACCTTGAACTGCTGGACGCCGGCCAGGCACTGGACGATGCCAGCCTCACCGGAGGCCTTGGGGCCGGGCATGAACTCACCGCCCAGCTGTGGCCGCACGTTCACCACACGGATGCGATGTTCATGGCGCTCATCCGCAAGAAGTCCTAG
- the rpe gene encoding ribulose-phosphate 3-epimerase yields the protein MSQCCINPSILSADFVNLEAELKRIGNADAVHVDVMDNHFVPNLTLGLPVVQRIQAVSPVPLDAHLMISDADRWAPAYADAGVASVTFHAEAAMAPVKLARELRARGSKAGMALRPATPVEPYLDMLSELDMLLIMTVEPGFGGQSFLDITLPKIRRARAAIDGSGIGVAIQVDGGITEETILRAAEAGANVFVAGSAVYGDKDPAAAIDRLRAAGSKAAMAGGPAKP from the coding sequence TTGTCTCAGTGCTGTATCAACCCGAGCATCCTTTCCGCAGACTTCGTCAACCTTGAGGCGGAGCTGAAGCGGATCGGCAATGCCGATGCCGTGCACGTGGATGTCATGGACAACCACTTCGTTCCCAACCTGACGCTTGGCTTGCCGGTGGTACAGAGGATCCAGGCCGTCAGCCCGGTTCCCTTGGACGCGCACCTGATGATTTCAGACGCTGACCGCTGGGCACCTGCCTACGCGGATGCCGGCGTCGCATCGGTGACGTTTCATGCCGAGGCTGCCATGGCGCCTGTCAAGCTTGCCCGCGAGCTGCGGGCTCGAGGCTCAAAAGCAGGTATGGCGTTGCGACCTGCCACTCCGGTTGAGCCGTATCTTGACATGCTCAGTGAACTGGACATGTTGCTGATCATGACGGTTGAGCCGGGCTTTGGCGGCCAGTCCTTCCTGGACATCACCTTGCCCAAGATCCGCCGGGCCCGCGCAGCCATTGACGGATCCGGAATCGGTGTGGCCATCCAGGTGGATGGCGGGATCACCGAGGAAACCATCCTCCGGGCAGCTGAGGCAGGCGCGAACGTGTTCGTGGCAGGCTCAGCCGTGTACGGGGACAAAGACCCAGCCGCGGCAATCGATCGGCTCCGTGCGGCCGGATCCAAGGCCGCAATGGCGGGCGGCCCGGCGAAACCGTGA
- the pnuC gene encoding nicotinamide riboside transporter PnuC translates to MDFLRWLFEAQIPVGGSALVLREVLGNIFGLASALGGMRRKVWAWPIGIVGNILLLTVFLGNVFGAAAPATLWGQAARQIMFIAVAVYGWYRWQQGRQASTRGRAIVPGWASNRVRIALLAAMVAGTAALTPLFDALGSYPPVWADAWTFTGSLLATYGMARGWTEFWLIWVAVDIVGVPLLFSAGYYASAVMYLFYGFFTLTGFFVWWRAEKRERASVGPAPAVVGVAP, encoded by the coding sequence ATGGACTTTCTGCGATGGCTCTTCGAAGCACAGATTCCCGTTGGAGGATCTGCGCTTGTTCTACGCGAAGTGCTTGGCAACATCTTTGGGCTCGCCAGCGCCCTCGGCGGAATGCGCCGCAAAGTCTGGGCGTGGCCGATAGGCATTGTGGGGAATATCCTCCTGCTGACGGTCTTCCTCGGGAACGTTTTCGGCGCAGCCGCACCCGCAACCCTATGGGGACAGGCTGCACGGCAGATCATGTTCATAGCCGTCGCCGTCTACGGTTGGTACCGGTGGCAGCAAGGCCGGCAGGCCAGCACCCGCGGACGTGCAATCGTTCCGGGCTGGGCCAGTAACAGAGTCCGCATCGCCCTTCTTGCGGCAATGGTGGCTGGAACGGCCGCCCTGACACCGCTCTTTGACGCGCTGGGCTCCTACCCGCCCGTATGGGCTGATGCCTGGACGTTCACAGGTTCGCTGCTGGCCACATACGGTATGGCCCGCGGATGGACGGAGTTCTGGCTCATCTGGGTAGCCGTTGACATTGTTGGCGTCCCATTGCTCTTCAGCGCCGGATACTACGCAAGTGCCGTCATGTACCTCTTCTATGGCTTCTTTACGTTGACCGGTTTCTTCGTGTGGTGGCGGGCAGAGAAGCGCGAACGTGCCTCGGTTGGCCCCGCTCCGGCTGTTGTGGGAGTTGCTCCGTGA